AATTCACAGATTTTAACAACTTTCATAGGAACCTCACTCGGAAATGCCTTGAATCTTTATGTTCAGGAATATTAATAAATCCCTCTAAAGCCCGTCTTCGTATGGACAGAAAAGACCTTGCCTTGAAATTCTGGGACAGGAGCGGCTATTTCAGCACAGAGGAGTATAAAGAATATGCAAGAAACTTCCTGCTCCAGAAGATAAGAGAGGATGTTGGGAAAAAAGACCTCACAGCTGACGCGCTCAACACCTCTGAAAAGCATGCAACAGCAGAAATCATCGCGAAAGAAGAGGGAATCGTCGCGGGGTTGGAAGAGATCTCATTATTGCCGGGAATACAGATGCTCTTCAATAAAAAAGACGGAGATCCAATAAAAAAAGGAGAATCAATACTTACTCTCAAAGGAAATCTAAGAACACTCCTCAGCTATGAAAGGACAATGGTCAATTGCCTGAAAAGGATGTCAGGAATAGCAACTGCAACACAAAACCTCAGAAACAGAATAAGCAAAGCATGCCATGTCCTCGGAACACGAAAGACGCTTTGGGGGACCATGGACAAGAAAGCGATGCACATCGGAGGGGCCTTAACCCACCGCCTCGCGCTGGATGATGGAATACTGATCAAAGAAAACTACCTGGAAAAAGACATCAAAAAAACACTTGAAGCAATCTCCAAAAACGCAGATTTCATAGAGATTGAAGTCCGGACAAAAGAGCACGCATTAGACGCAGCTGAAACAATCTCAAAATTAAACAGGAATTTTGCATTGTTACTGGATAACCTAAACCCAGGCATCATCAAGGAGATCATTGCGAAAATCAATTCCAAATACAAAAACATCCTCTTGGAAGCGTCAGGAAACATCACTGAGGCAAATATAAAAGAATACGCAGAGACGGGAGTTGATGCAGTTTCCCTTGGCTTTCTGACGCATTCGGTGAAGGCACTCAATCTTTCGATGAGGATGGTAGGGTAACATAAAGAATTAAATAACCTCATTACTTCTCCGCCCCCATGCTCTTCGCCCACATGTCAGACTGCCACATCGGCTCCTGGAGGGATCCTAAGCTGAAGCTCATCCCGACTCAGGCGTTCGAAAATGCAGCAAGTATCTGCATGGAAAAGAATGTTGATTTCATCCTGATCTCAGGGGATTTTTTTAACACCTCTTTTCCCAGCCTTGACACCCTGAAGGACGCGACAGCAAC
The window above is part of the Candidatus Nanoarchaeia archaeon genome. Proteins encoded here:
- the nadC gene encoding carboxylating nicotinate-nucleotide diphosphorylase; this encodes MDRKDLALKFWDRSGYFSTEEYKEYARNFLLQKIREDVGKKDLTADALNTSEKHATAEIIAKEEGIVAGLEEISLLPGIQMLFNKKDGDPIKKGESILTLKGNLRTLLSYERTMVNCLKRMSGIATATQNLRNRISKACHVLGTRKTLWGTMDKKAMHIGGALTHRLALDDGILIKENYLEKDIKKTLEAISKNADFIEIEVRTKEHALDAAETISKLNRNFALLLDNLNPGIIKEIIAKINSKYKNILLEASGNITEANIKEYAETGVDAVSLGFLTHSVKALNLSMRMVG